In a genomic window of Vigna angularis cultivar LongXiaoDou No.4 chromosome 6, ASM1680809v1, whole genome shotgun sequence:
- the LOC108342296 gene encoding uncharacterized protein LOC108342296 → MNEEQAVRKKLEVTRQVALHIEKMKRPYILAKRYDWEGFRKFFNKHKDLLDKQIDLHHSTALHYAAHCGNPEMYREMIEWVGEGDIKRVLRLQDDMGNTPLHEVAFTGEVEMTKSILEHEEEAGSEQYLQLIEMRNNLGETPVYRAAALGKTDLLSFFLQDRQLDPNIHFHRTDKMSILHTAVIDQFFGTALWLLKRYDYLADQKEDNDLTTLQLLAKMPTMFKSQTQMGPFKNLTYLLLPTFQDYKYYSPSNGYTTKREDLESGRYNINAASSTQTQHEESMREGQKLENHKKGKTESPRTQRNLSAWSTAVFSLLWYSMWKLLAKEWKEIDKLWRKKEMHNLAKELVFLLAEKDYSWRNTTVAWDRTVSTGRSQHEEKPKEKKSEQEEEKKQEDARKPTTYTPLLMAACNGITEIVELIIHFHPHSIEHVSEDEQNILYMAVKHRQKEIYRILKKLKMVRSLAGKIDKDNNTVLHYTAQFQGGSQPGYAMQLQEELHWFDRIEKRLPYHYTVHKNLKNQTAKELFVKKHASLLKDAREWIKETAQSCSAVAVLVATVVFAAAYTVPGGTDDDGIPRFLHHPIFLVFTIMDIVALVGSLASVIMFLSILTSPCEMWDFRKSLPRKLMAGFALLFFSMATTMLAFSATILINIKLDGNTWTSTLTYCAAFFPVCIFALVQFPLFMAIKGCTRSVIRNLKKIIPRFMLKLVKRRKKLWDI, encoded by the exons ATGAACGAGGAACAGGCAGTGAGAAAGAAATTAGAGGTGACAAGGCAAGTAGCCTTGCACattgaaaaaatgaaaaggCCATACATATTGGCGAAGAGATATGACTGGGAAGGTTTCAGGAAATTTTTCAACAAACACAAGGATCTGTTGGATAAGCAAATCGATTTGCACCACAGCACAGCTCTTCACTACGCAGCACACTGTGGGAACCCAGAAATGTACAGGGAAATGATCGAGTGGGTGGGTGAGGGTGACATAAAACGTGTGCTGAGGTTGCAGGATGACATGGGGAACACGCCACTCCATGAAGTGGCCTTCACAGGGGAAGTGGAGATGACAAAGAGCATTCTGGAGCACGAGGAGGAAGCTGGGTCGGAGCAGTATCTGCAATTGATAGAGATGAGGAACAATTTGGGAGAAACCCCAGTTTACAGAGCAGCTGCTCTTGGAAAGACAGATTTGCTCAGCTTCTTCCTTCAAGACCGTCAACTTGATCCCAACATTCATTTTCACCGAACCGATAAGATGTCCATTCTTCACACTGCTGTCATTGATCAGTTCTTTG GCACAGCTTTATGGCTTCTGAAACGCTATGACTACCTCGCTGATCAAAAAGAAGACAATGATCTCACAACTCTCCAATTGCTCGCAAAGATGCCCACCATGTTTAAAAGTCAAACCCAAATGGGTCCTTTCAAAAATTTAACATACCTTT TGCTTCCTACATTTCAAGATTACAAATACTACTCTCCAAGTAATGGATACACTACAAAAAGGGAAGATTTGGAAAGTGGGAGATACAACATAAATGCAGCATCTTCAACTCAAACGCAGCATGAGGAGAGCATGAGAGAAGGACAAAAACTGGAAAATCACAAGAAAGGGAAAACTGAATCACCTAGAACTCAAAGGAATCTCTCAG CTTGGTCAACCGCAGTTTTTTCCCTGCTATGGTATTCCATGTGGAAGCTTCTAGCCAAAG AATGGAAAGAGATTGATAAACTTTGGAGGAAAAAGGAAATGCATAATTTAGCAAAGGAACTAGTGTTCTTGCTAGCAGAAAAAGACTATTCATGGCGAAATACTACTGTAGCATGGGATAGAACAGTTTCGACAGGAAGATCACAACATGAAGAAAAGccgaaagagaaaaaaagtgaacaagaggaagaaaagaaacaagAGGATGCAAGAAAACCCACTACATATACTCCCTTGCTTATGGCAGCTTGCAATGGAATTACAGAGATTGTTgaattaataattcattttcatcCTCATTCAATTGAGCATGTCAGTGAAGACGAGCAAAACATATTATACATGGCTGTCAAACACCGCCAGAAGGAAATCTATCGAATCTTAAAGAAACTGAAAATGGTGAGAAGTCTTGCTGGAAAAATAGACAAGGACAATAACACTGTCCTTCATTACACTGCACAATTTCAAGGGGGTTCCCAACCTGGTTATGCTATGCAGCTGCAAGAGGAGTTGCATTGGTTCGAT CGCATAGAAAAGAGACTCCCTTATCATTATACCGTTCACAAAAACTTAAAGAACCAAACAGCAAAGGAACTTTTTGTGAAAAAGCATGCATCACTCCTTAAGGATGCTCGTGAATGGATAAAAGAAACTGCTCAATCATGTTCTGCAGTAGCTGTTCTTGTTGCCACTGTTGTCTTTGCAGCAGCATACACTGTCCCTGGAGGCACAGATGACGATGGCATCCCTAGATTCCTTCATCACCCCATATTCTTGGTCTTCACAATCATGGATATTGTGGCTCTTGTAGGTTCTCTGGCTTCTGTGATTATGTTCCTCTCAATCCTCACATCACCCTGCGAGATGTGGGATTTTCGAAAGTCTCTCCCTCGAAAATTGATGGCAGGTTTTGCCTTGTTGTTCTTCTCCATGGCCACAACAATGCTAGCATTCAGCGCCACAATTTTGATCAACATCAAGTTAGATGGGAACACGTGGACTTCAACTTTGACATATTGTGCAGCATTCTTCCCTGTATGCATATTTGCATTGGTGCAGTTTCCTCTATTCATGGCCATCAAAGGATGTACTCGTAGCGTCATTAGGAACCTTAAGAAGATCATTCCTCGCTTTATGCTTAAGTTggtcaaaaggagaaagaaactGTGGGACATTTGA
- the LOC108341666 gene encoding transcription repressor OFP5 translates to MMKWGGRNRSSTSSSVSSFISHASPFSWFSKFKNMRIINSEPSAAKMKHKTKPSSSPQYFCEIGDRRCCVKDDRDFCRQPLNEESYEDKKNKDIDESVIPSSSCFGGRRDAKGTLELKERDIGQGEERKLVDDGKVSKKMDVYNREKEYENLRKRFERKAKKAFQDQLLTLEREVEELKFGSSKAVEKDVLQVESPRTICTPRTHAFSSSAISRNPILGNVIENFEKNERLSHKKMSSERQNLKQTEETKVKTNRNKQSHHLNREHQRRKQKPSSRVKIHSPRMVSKVEICKIKALEDMKKAKLKMKKEKEEIVEEVPVLESFAVIKSSIDPMQDFRDSMIEMIIENRIIQPEEMEDLLVCYLTLNADEYHDLIIKVFRKVWFDMSQGILGIKLNMQCGYYE, encoded by the coding sequence ATGATGAAGTGGGGAGGAAGAAATCGTTCTTCAACTTCCTCTTCTGTCTCTTCCTTCATTTCTCATGCATCTCCTTTCTCTTGGTTCTCCAAGTTCAAGAATATGAGAATCATCAATTCGGAGCCAAGTGCTGCAAAAATGAAGCACAAGACAAAGCCTAGTAGTTCACCTCAATATTTCTGTGAGATTGGAGATAGAAGATGTTGTGTAAAGGATGATCGTGATTTCTGTAGACAACCTTTAAATGAAGAGAGTTATGAGGATAAGAAGAATAAAGATATTGATGAGAGTGTGATTCCCTCCTCAAGTTGCTTTGGTGGTAGAAGGGATGCTAAAGGCACACTCGAGTTAAAGGAGAGGGATATTGGtcaaggagaagaaagaaagttgGTGGATGATGGGAAGGTTTCAAAGAAGATGGATGTGTACAATAGAGAAAAGGAATATGAAAACTTAAGGAAGAGATTTGAGAGGAAAGCAAAAAAGGCTTTTCAAGACCAACTCTTGACACTTGAAAGAGAAGTTGAGGAACTTAAGTTTGGATCAAGTAAAGCAGTGGAAAAAGATGTGTTGCAAGTTGAATCACCTAGAACAATTTGCACCCCAAGAACACAcgctttttcttcttctgcaaTTTCAAGGAATCCCATCCTTGGAAATGTTAtagaaaattttgagaaaaatgaaaggcTGTCTCACAAGAAAATGAGTTCTGAGAGGCAGAACTTGAAACAAACTGAGGAGACGAAGGTAAAGACCAACAGGAATAAGCAATCACATCATCTCAACAGAGAACATCAGAGGAGGAAACAAAAGCCGAGCTCTAGGGTCAAAATACATTCTCCAAGGATGGTTTCTAAGGTTGAAATTTGCAAAATAAAGGCCCTGGAAGACATGAAGAAAGCCAAActaaagatgaagaaagaaaaggaagagattGTGGAGGAAGTACCAGTATTAGAAAGCTTTGCTGTGATTAAGTCTTCAATAGATCCAATGCAAGATTTCAGAGACTCAATGATTGAGATGATCATAGAGAATCGGATTATTCAGccagaagaaatggaagatctTTTGGTATGTTATCTGACTTTGAATGCAGATGAATATCATGATCTCATCATCAAAGTGTTCAGGAAGGTATGGTTTGACATGAGCCAAGGTATTTTGGGTATTAAACTAAACATGCAATGTGGTTACTATGAATAA
- the LOC108341014 gene encoding heat stress transcription factor A-4a: MMEEAQGNSSSLPPFLSKTYDMVDDPSTNSIVSWSVTNKSFVVWNPPEFSRDLLPRFFKHSNFSSFIRQLNTYGFRKIDPELWEFANEGFVRGQPHLLKNIHRRKPVHSHSLQNIQGQGSSSLTESERQSFKDEIKKLKDEKDQVLRELERHEQEWKMYEVQLQYSNDRLEQLEKKQENLVSSVSEVLQKPGIALNLLPLTEKGDRKRRLPRSGIFSDDAGIDDHMETSSVLPGVNAEGASIFAPNMERFDLLESSIMFWENIAHDVQSHVNMDFDETTSCADSPPISSVQLEVEVQPKSPGTNVNSESAVAAVSDLDASKEPPVGTVSVAAGVNDIFWERFLTENPGSENQEVHSERKDSDGRSNAKFWWNIRNVNNPPEQMGHS; this comes from the exons ATGATGGAGGAAGCTCAGGGCAATTCTAGTTCCTTGCCTCCATTCCTCAGTAAGACTTATGACATGGTGGATGATCCTTCCACCAATTCCATTGTTTCCTGGAGCGTCACCAATAAGAGTTTCGTTGTTTGGAACCCACCAGAGTTTTCAAGGGATTTGTTACCCAGATTCTTTAAGCACAGTAACTTCTCCAGTTTTATCAGGCAGCTCAACACTTAT GGGTTTAGAAAGATTGATCCTGAACTATGGGAATTTGCCAATGAGGGTTTTGTGAGAGGTCAGCCACATCTTTTGAAGAATATTCATAGGCGTAAACCAGTTCATAGCCATTCTTTGCAGAATATTCAGGGTCAGGGATCTTCTTCACTGACTGAATCAGAAAGGCAGAGTTTCAAGGATGAGATAAAGAAGCTTAAAGATGAAAAAGATCAAGTACTTCGGGAGCTAGAGAGGCATGAACAGGAGTGGAAAATGTATGAGGTACAACTACAATATTCAAATGATCGATTGGAACAGTTGGAAAAGAAGCAAGAAAATTTGGTTTCTTCTGTTTCTGAAGTGCTGCAGAAACCTGGGATTGCCTTAAATCTCTTGCCACTGACAGAAAAAGGGGATAGAAAACGTAGGTTGCCAAGAAGTGGTATCTTCAGTGACGATGCTGGCATTGATGATCATATGGAAACTTCCTCTGTATTACCTGGGGTAAATGCAGAGGGTGCCTCTATTTTCGCCCCAAACATGGAGCGATTTGATCTACTTGAGTCGTCCATTATGTTTTGGGAGAATATTGCACATGATGTTCAAAGTCACGTGAACATGGATTTTGATGAAACGACAAGTTGTGCAGATAGTCCACCTATATCTTCTGTGCAGCTGGAGGTTGAAGTTCAACCTAAGTCACCTGGAACCAACGTGAATTCTGAGTCCGCTGTAGCTGCTGTTTCTGATCTTGATGCATCAAAAGAACCACCTGTGGGAACAGTTTCTGTGGCTGCTGGTGTTAATGATATATTCTGGGAACGTTTCTTGACAGAGAATCCTGGTTCTGAGAATCAGGAAGTGCATTCTGAAAGGAAAGATTCTGATGGCAGAAGTAATGCCAAATTTTGGTGGAACATTAGGAATGTAAATAACCCTCCAGAACAGATGGGGCATTCTTAG
- the LOC108343422 gene encoding U-box domain-containing protein 17: MASGAIFSSLRRRRSPTLDAFLAPVDLSDVALVQTLLSVAREIVSCFSNRCFFFQRKNSRSLIRRVEAFQLLLEYLRDSDSGSSCLPPTAVLCLKELYLLLYRSKILLDYCAQSSKLWLLLQNHSISGHFHDLNQEISTLLDVFPVKDVLLSKDIREQVQLLQKQSRRAKLFIDMKDDALRILFFSFLDEFENGRIPDSAELRSFYVEKLQIVDADSCRTEIEALEEQIVNHEGDIEPTISVLNGLVAMTRYCRFLLFGFEEDELGLENGSRKKPKKRMITREIAETFFTVPKDFSCPISLDLMRDPVIISTGQTYDRSSISRWMEEGHTTCPKTGQLLAHTRLVPNRALRNLIVQWCTAHGVPLDPSEVMDAIGEGFTTACPTKAAVEANRATAKLLIQQLAGGSQAGKTVAAREIRLLAKTGKENRSFIAEAGAIPYLRNLLSSPNAVAQENSVTALLNLSIFDKNKSRIMDEEGCLGSIVDVLRFGHTTEARENAAATLFSLSAVHDYKKIIADEMGAVEALAGLLREGTPRGKKDAVTALFNLSTHPENCGRMIEAGAVTALVGALGNEGVAEEAAGALVLIVRQPIGAKAVVNEEAAVAGLIGMMRCGTPRGKENAVAALLELCRSGGSVATERVVKAPALAGLLQTLLFTGTKRARRKAASLARVFQRCEHASLPYGGLGVGYAFADNSTTAREASFAGDVSVAMSISVL; the protein is encoded by the coding sequence ATGGCTTCAGGAGCAATTTTCTCGTCGCTCAGGCGGAGGAGGTCGCCGACGTTGGACGCGTTTCTGGCCCCCGTTGACTTAAGTGACGTCGCTTTGGTTCAGACCCTTCTCTCCGTTGCCCGCGAGATTGTGTCATGTTTTTCTAACCGTtgcttcttcttccagcgcaaGAACTCCCGGTCTCTGATCCGACGAGTCGAGGCTTTCCAGTTGCTTTTGGAGTATTTGCGTGATTCCGATTCAGGTTCTTCTTGTCTTCCACCCACGGCGGTGCTTTGTCTCAAGGAGCTTTACCTCTTGCTCTACCGCTCCAAGATTCTCCTCGATTACTGCGCCCAATCGAGTAAGTTGTGGCTCTTGCTTCAGAACCATTCCATCTCTGGTCACTTCCACGATTTGAACCAGGAAATTTCGACCCTTTTGGATGTTTTTCCCGTTAAGGATGTGTTGTTGAGTAAGGATATTAGGGAACAGGTTCAGCTCTTGCAGAAGCAGTCGAGGAGAGCTAAGCTTTTTATAGATATGAAGGACGATGCTCTCAggattcttttcttttcctttcttgacGAGTTTGAGAATGGAAGGATTCCTGATTCTGCTGAATTGAGATCTTTCTATGTTGAGAAATTGCAGATTGTGGATGCAGATAGTTGTAGGACTGAAATTGAGGCCTTGGAGGAGCAGATTGTTAATCACGAGGGTGACATTGAGCCTACTATTTCTGTGCTTAATGGGTTGGTGGCTATGACTAGGTATTGCAGGTTTTTGCTTTTTGGCTTTGAGGAGGATGAACTTGGTCTAGAGAACGGGAGTCGGAAGAAACCTAAGAAGAGGATGATTACCCGGGAAATTGCAGAAACCTTTTTTACTGTTCCTAAGGACTTCTCCTGTCCAATTTCATTGGATTTGATGAGAGATCCTGTAATTATTTCCACTGGTCAAACATATGACAGGAGTTCCATTTCAAGGTGGATGGAAGAAGGGCACACTACTTGTCCCAAAACAGGTCAATTGCTTGCACACACTCGCCTTGTTCCGAACCGTGCTCTGAGGAATTTGATTGTGCAGTGGTGCACCGCACATGGAGTTCCTCTCGATCCATCGGAGGTCATGGATGCGATTGGTGAAGGTTTTACAACAGCTTGTCCTACCAAAGCTGCCGTTGAAGCAAACAGAGCCACAGCGAAGCTTCTTATTCAGCAGCTTGCTGGAGGTTCTCAGGCTGGGAAGACTGTGGCTGCTCGGGAGATTAGGTTGCTTGCAAAAACGGGAAAGGAAAACCGCTCATTCATTGCAGAAGCAGGGGCGATTCCCTATCTTAGGAATTTACTTTCATCGCCCAATGCTGTCGCTCAGGAGAATTCCGTGACTGCACTGCTCAATTTGTCCATTTTTGACAAGAACAAAAGTAGGATCATGGACGAGGAAGGGTGTCTAGGATCAATTGTTGATGTGTTGAGATTTGGACACACCACAGAGGCAAGGGAAAATGCTGCTGCAACGTTGTTCAGCCTATCGGCCGTCCATgactataagaaaataattgcaGATGAGATGGGAGCAGTTGAGGCCCTGGCAGGGCTGTTGCGAGAGGGGACTCCGAGAGGAAAGAAGGATGCTGTGACAGCTTTGTTCAATCTTTCCACACACCCCGAGAATTGTGGTAGAATGATAGAAGCCGGGGCAGTGACAGCACTTGTTGGTGCTTTGGGGAATGAAGGAGTTGCAGAAGAAGCAGCCGGTGCTCTGGTGTTGATCGTCCGGCAGCCTATTGGGGCCAAAGCAGTGGTAAATGAGGAGGCAGCAGTTGCTGGTTTGATCGGAATGATGCGTTGTGGAACGCCGAGAGGTAAAGAGAACGCGGTTGCAGCATTGCTTGAGTTATGCCGGAGTGGAGGATCAGTTGCAACAGAAAGAGTTGTGAAGGCGCCAGCTTTGGCTGGCTTACTTCAAACCCTTCTTTTTACAGGGACAAAACGTGCAAGAAGAAAAGCAGCTTCACTTGCGAGAGTGTTTCAAAGATGTGAGCATGCATCTTTACCTTACGGTGGATTAGGTGTAGGCTACGCATTTGCTGACAATTCAACTACGGCCAGGGAAGCCAGCTTTGCCGGTGATGTTTCAGTAGCAATGTCCATTTCTGTTTTATAG
- the LOC108342032 gene encoding uncharacterized protein LOC108342032, translating to MATRRVRYSPLATDDDDIAINRPFDPRFDYTPKALDKVPWKSIALALFLLFLGTGLLFLSYFIFTGHMGGERSQAYGLLALGFLSFLPGFYETRIAYYAWRGAQGYRFSAIPDY from the exons ATGGCTACTAGACGTGTTCGTTACTCCCCTCTTGCCACAGACGACGATGATATTGCTATTAATAGACCATTTGACCCACGATTTGATTATACACCGAAGGCCTTGGATAAAGTTCCCTGGAAATCCATTGCCCTTGCACTCTTCTTGCTATTCCTTGGTACAGgacttttgtttctttcataCTTTATCTTCACTGGTCATATGGGGGGAGAGCGTTCTCAAGCATATGGCCTTTTAGCCCTTGGCTTCCTTAGCTTTCTCCCAG GATTTTATGAGACTCGAATCGCATATTATGCATGGAGGGGTGCTCAAGGATACCGGTTTTCTGCCATCCCTGATTATTAG